In Nitrospinota bacterium, a genomic segment contains:
- the trmD gene encoding tRNA (guanosine(37)-N1)-methyltransferase TrmD, with protein MFESPFNESILKRGHEKGLLEFRTHDLRDYSLNKHKKVDDYPFGGGVGLVMNVEPISRAIEAIKKEVPKARTLLMSPSGKPFNQEKARELSAESNLILVCGRYEGIDERVRLHCVDEEISIGDYVLSGGEIPAMAVVDAVARLVPGVLGDENSIVEESFSDSLLEYPQYTRPRDFNGYKVPEVLVSGNHKEIQNWQRKESLKKTAEVRPDLLNKLKLTDQDKVALKELNIG; from the coding sequence CATGACCTGCGGGATTACTCCCTGAATAAGCATAAGAAGGTGGATGATTATCCCTTCGGAGGCGGGGTTGGCCTGGTGATGAACGTGGAACCCATCTCCCGAGCCATTGAAGCCATTAAGAAAGAGGTCCCAAAAGCCCGGACGCTGTTAATGTCACCCAGCGGCAAACCGTTCAATCAGGAAAAGGCCAGGGAACTTTCCGCCGAAAGTAATTTGATTCTGGTGTGCGGTCGCTATGAAGGCATTGATGAAAGAGTCCGTCTCCATTGCGTCGATGAAGAGATATCTATTGGCGACTATGTTTTATCCGGAGGGGAGATTCCGGCAATGGCGGTTGTCGATGCTGTGGCCCGATTGGTCCCCGGTGTGCTGGGCGATGAAAATTCGATTGTCGAGGAATCCTTTTCGGATTCGCTTTTGGAATACCCGCAATACACCAGGCCAAGGGATTTCAACGGATACAAGGTCCCTGAGGTACTCGTTTCCGGCAACCATAAAGAAATACAGAACTGGCAACGCAAGGAATCCTTGAAGAAAACCGCTGAAGTGAGACCGGATCTGCTGAATAAACTCAAACTTACGGATCAAGATAAAGTGGCCCTGAAAGAACTGAACATTGGCTGA